A stretch of the Bacteroidota bacterium genome encodes the following:
- a CDS encoding L-serine ammonia-lyase: MPAISVFDMLKIGVGPSSSHTLGPWRAVQRWLKELENDVNLDEVTHIQIALYGSLALTGRGHCTDKAVSLALLGYDPVTVPVEEIEAILNDLRDKKFISLGNGRDIPFDPDTDIWYQTREKLPFHANGMRCIATVGETSYKGTYYSVGGGFVVKDGETEEGTDEVQLPYPCEISNQLLGHCQTQNFAIADMVHANELTWRTEAEIKAHLMQIWQVMKEGLYRGCHTDGTLPGGLQVTRRAKGISSKLLDGTVAPDPDAWIQLIRSRNFNFRQTLKWVSCFALAVNEENASLGRVVTAPTNGAAGVIPAVLMYHVCFAEEEVTDGDIAKYLMVAGEIGTFFKKRATISAAMGGCQAEIGVSSAMAAAALTEIQGGTVAQSLMAAEIAMEHHLGLTCDPIKGLVQVPCIERNSMGAIKAINAAALALEGNPQEAKVSLDDVIQTMWETAKDMNSKYKETSQGGLAVNISVRVPEC, from the coding sequence ATGCCGGCCATTAGCGTATTTGATATGCTCAAGATCGGCGTCGGCCCCTCCAGTTCACACACCCTTGGTCCGTGGCGCGCCGTTCAGCGATGGCTCAAAGAACTAGAGAACGACGTCAACCTGGATGAAGTCACGCACATCCAGATTGCCCTCTACGGCTCGCTTGCCCTCACCGGCCGCGGCCACTGCACCGACAAAGCAGTTAGCCTTGCCCTGCTGGGCTACGATCCGGTAACCGTGCCTGTCGAAGAAATTGAGGCCATCCTCAACGACCTGCGCGACAAAAAATTCATCTCCCTTGGCAATGGCAGGGACATCCCGTTCGACCCCGACACCGATATCTGGTATCAAACGCGAGAAAAACTGCCATTCCATGCCAACGGCATGCGCTGCATCGCAACCGTGGGTGAAACGTCATACAAAGGCACCTATTATTCTGTTGGTGGCGGATTTGTTGTAAAAGATGGAGAGACGGAAGAAGGCACTGACGAAGTACAGCTGCCCTATCCGTGTGAGATTTCCAACCAGTTGCTTGGCCACTGCCAGACGCAAAATTTTGCAATTGCCGACATGGTTCATGCCAACGAGCTGACCTGGCGCACAGAAGCAGAGATCAAGGCGCACTTGATGCAAATCTGGCAAGTGATGAAAGAAGGCCTTTACAGAGGCTGTCATACCGATGGCACCCTCCCGGGCGGCCTCCAGGTAACCCGGCGCGCCAAAGGCATCTCCAGCAAACTACTCGATGGTACGGTGGCTCCGGATCCCGACGCATGGATCCAGCTTATTCGGTCGCGTAATTTCAACTTCCGCCAAACCCTGAAATGGGTATCGTGCTTTGCACTGGCAGTAAACGAGGAAAACGCGAGCCTGGGGCGCGTGGTCACAGCCCCAACTAATGGCGCCGCCGGCGTAATTCCTGCAGTTTTGATGTACCACGTATGTTTTGCAGAAGAAGAAGTGACCGACGGGGATATTGCCAAATACCTCATGGTTGCCGGAGAAATCGGCACATTCTTCAAAAAGCGCGCAACCATCTCTGCTGCCATGGGCGGATGCCAGGCTGAAATAGGCGTCTCTTCTGCCATGGCTGCTGCTGCCCTCACCGAAATCCAGGGCGGCACCGTGGCGCAATCTCTGATGGCTGCAGAAATAGCAATGGAGCACCACCTCGGACTCACGTGCGACCCCATCAAGGGCCTGGTGCAAGTCCCCTGCATCGAGCGCAATTCTATGGGGGCAATCAAAGCCATCAACGCTGCCGCCCTTGCCCTGGAAGGCAATCCGCAAGAAGCCAAGGTTTCACTGGACGACGTGATCCAGACGATGTGGGAAACTGCCAAAGACATGAACAGCAAATACAAAGAGACTTCGCAGGGTGGGTTGGCGGTGAACATCTCGGTGCGTGTGCCGGAGTGTTAG